From Lolium perenne isolate Kyuss_39 chromosome 5, Kyuss_2.0, whole genome shotgun sequence, a single genomic window includes:
- the LOC127302196 gene encoding ruBisCO large subunit-binding protein subunit alpha isoform X1 — translation MSITAASFAAPPSSSSSSLPLLPRRPWRILRPGRVSRRLAVRADVKVISSGDACRRGLAAGIHKLADAVAVTLGPKGRNVVIDQDDVPKVINDGVTIAKAIELPNAIENAGAMLLQEIASKTNSTVGDGTTTAIILAREIMSLGLLAVANGANPVALRKGIDKAVHELIVILKEKCIPVITKEDIKAVASISAGNDEYVGDLIADALEKIGPDGIIKIESSSSIYTTVEVQEGMKIDKGYISPHFITNPDKAIVEFENARVLLTDQRVNEIQEILPLLEKTTQLSVPLLIIAEDVSHTVYSTLVLNKLNGLLNVAVVKCPGLGDEKKAILQDIAIMTGADFFVSDLGWGLQAITSDQLGMAQKITITSESTTIIAHPSMRPEIEARIMQLKKDVQETTSSYLKERFSARIAKLSRGVAVIKVGAATEAELEDRKLRAEDAKNATFAAISEGITPGGGVTYVRLSKHIPSIMDLVDDPEEKIGVNIVGKALLVPAMTIARNAGADGSAIVEKILESEFRVGYNAMTDRFEDLVDAGVVDPCKVARCVLQNSASIAGLILMTQAMMFDKVKKKKSPIPEIPGLPPLQINQNA, via the exons ATGTCTATTACCGCAGCTTCCTTCGCCGCGcctccctcttcctcctcctcctcactgcCGCTGCTACCCAGACGGCCGTGGCGGATACTTAGGCCGGGGAGGGTCTCCCGCCGCCTGGCAGTGCGGGCGGACGTCAAGGTGATCTCTTCAGGCGACGCCTGCCGCCGCGGGCTCGCCGCAGGCATCCACAAGCTCGCTGACGCCGTCGCGGTCACCCTCGGCCCCAAAG GGAGGAATGTCGTGATTGACCAAGATGATGTTCCTAAAGTAATTAATGATGGTGTCACGATCGCCAAGGCTATAGAATTACCAAATGCAATTGAGAATGCAGGCGCAATGCTACTACAAGAG ATCGCATCCAAGACAAACAGTACTGTCGGCGATGGAACCACAACAGCGATTATTTTGGCTCGCGAAATAATGAGCCTTGGGTTATTGGCTGTTGCCAACGGTGCTAACCCAGTTGCTTTGAGAAAGGGCATTGACAAAGCTGTTCATGAACTGATTGTGATCTTGAAGGAAAAATGTATCCCTGTGATTACAAAGGAGGACATAAAAG CCGTAGCTTCAATATCAGCTGGCAATGATGAATATGTTGGTGATCTAATTGCTGATGCATTGGAGAAGATAGGTCCTGATGGAATAATCAAAATCGAGTCCTCATCTTCGATATATACTACAGTTGAGGTGCAAGAAGGAATGAAG ATAGACAAGGGTTATATCTCACCTCATTTTATCACAAATCCAGACAAAGCAATTGTTGAATTTGAAAATGCTAGAGTGCTTTTAACTGATCAACGGGTGAACGAAATCCAAGAGATACTTCCTTTGCTGGAGAAAACCACCCAATTGAGTGTCCCTTTGTTGATTATTGCCGAGGATGTTTCACATACTGTCTACTCGACTCTGGTTCTTAACAAACTGAATGGTTTGCTAAATGTTGCGGTTGTCAAATGTCCTGGTCTGGGAGATGAAAAGAAGGCTATTCTGCAAGATATAGCCATTATGACAG GTGCAGATTTCTTTGTCAGTGATCTTGGTTGGGGGCTTCAAGCAATTACTTCTGATCAGCTTGGTATGGCTCAGAAGATAACTATCACGAGTGAATCTACAACTATAATTGCACATCCCTCTATGAGACCAGAGATTGAGGCCAGGATCATGCAATTAAAGAAAGATGTACAGGAGACAACAAGTTCCTATCTAAAAGAAAGGTTTTCTGCAAGAATTGCTAAGCTTTCAAGAGGTGTTGCAGTTATCAAG GTCGGAGCAGCCACGGAAGCTGAACTTGAGGATAGGAAATTGAGAGCGGAGGATGCAAAGAATGCAACTTTTGCAGCCATTAGCGAAGGCATAACACCTGGTGGTGGAGTAACATATGTTCGATTATCAAAGCATATTCCCAGTATCATGGATCTTGTGGATGACCCAGAAGAGAAGATTGGTGTTAATATTGTGGGCAAG GCACTCCTTGTCCCTGCTATGACGATAGCTCGCAATGCTGGTGCAGATGGTTCGGCCATTGTAGAGAAGATTCTAGAAAGCGAGTTTCGAGTTGGGTACAATGCGATGACGGACAGGTTCGAAGACCTCGTTGATGCTGGTGTGGTTGATCCATGCAAGGTTGCAAGATGCGTGCTCCAGAACTCTGCTTCTATTGCTGGGTTGATTCTGATGACCCAGGCTATGATGTTTGACAAAGTAAAGAAGAAAAAGTCGCCCATTCCTGAGATTCCAGGCCTCCCACCCTTACAGATAAACCAAAATGCTTAA
- the LOC127302196 gene encoding chaperonin 60 subunit alpha 2, chloroplastic isoform X2, with protein sequence MLLQEIASKTNSTVGDGTTTAIILAREIMSLGLLAVANGANPVALRKGIDKAVHELIVILKEKCIPVITKEDIKAVASISAGNDEYVGDLIADALEKIGPDGIIKIESSSSIYTTVEVQEGMKIDKGYISPHFITNPDKAIVEFENARVLLTDQRVNEIQEILPLLEKTTQLSVPLLIIAEDVSHTVYSTLVLNKLNGLLNVAVVKCPGLGDEKKAILQDIAIMTGADFFVSDLGWGLQAITSDQLGMAQKITITSESTTIIAHPSMRPEIEARIMQLKKDVQETTSSYLKERFSARIAKLSRGVAVIKVGAATEAELEDRKLRAEDAKNATFAAISEGITPGGGVTYVRLSKHIPSIMDLVDDPEEKIGVNIVGKALLVPAMTIARNAGADGSAIVEKILESEFRVGYNAMTDRFEDLVDAGVVDPCKVARCVLQNSASIAGLILMTQAMMFDKVKKKKSPIPEIPGLPPLQINQNA encoded by the exons ATGCTACTACAAGAG ATCGCATCCAAGACAAACAGTACTGTCGGCGATGGAACCACAACAGCGATTATTTTGGCTCGCGAAATAATGAGCCTTGGGTTATTGGCTGTTGCCAACGGTGCTAACCCAGTTGCTTTGAGAAAGGGCATTGACAAAGCTGTTCATGAACTGATTGTGATCTTGAAGGAAAAATGTATCCCTGTGATTACAAAGGAGGACATAAAAG CCGTAGCTTCAATATCAGCTGGCAATGATGAATATGTTGGTGATCTAATTGCTGATGCATTGGAGAAGATAGGTCCTGATGGAATAATCAAAATCGAGTCCTCATCTTCGATATATACTACAGTTGAGGTGCAAGAAGGAATGAAG ATAGACAAGGGTTATATCTCACCTCATTTTATCACAAATCCAGACAAAGCAATTGTTGAATTTGAAAATGCTAGAGTGCTTTTAACTGATCAACGGGTGAACGAAATCCAAGAGATACTTCCTTTGCTGGAGAAAACCACCCAATTGAGTGTCCCTTTGTTGATTATTGCCGAGGATGTTTCACATACTGTCTACTCGACTCTGGTTCTTAACAAACTGAATGGTTTGCTAAATGTTGCGGTTGTCAAATGTCCTGGTCTGGGAGATGAAAAGAAGGCTATTCTGCAAGATATAGCCATTATGACAG GTGCAGATTTCTTTGTCAGTGATCTTGGTTGGGGGCTTCAAGCAATTACTTCTGATCAGCTTGGTATGGCTCAGAAGATAACTATCACGAGTGAATCTACAACTATAATTGCACATCCCTCTATGAGACCAGAGATTGAGGCCAGGATCATGCAATTAAAGAAAGATGTACAGGAGACAACAAGTTCCTATCTAAAAGAAAGGTTTTCTGCAAGAATTGCTAAGCTTTCAAGAGGTGTTGCAGTTATCAAG GTCGGAGCAGCCACGGAAGCTGAACTTGAGGATAGGAAATTGAGAGCGGAGGATGCAAAGAATGCAACTTTTGCAGCCATTAGCGAAGGCATAACACCTGGTGGTGGAGTAACATATGTTCGATTATCAAAGCATATTCCCAGTATCATGGATCTTGTGGATGACCCAGAAGAGAAGATTGGTGTTAATATTGTGGGCAAG GCACTCCTTGTCCCTGCTATGACGATAGCTCGCAATGCTGGTGCAGATGGTTCGGCCATTGTAGAGAAGATTCTAGAAAGCGAGTTTCGAGTTGGGTACAATGCGATGACGGACAGGTTCGAAGACCTCGTTGATGCTGGTGTGGTTGATCCATGCAAGGTTGCAAGATGCGTGCTCCAGAACTCTGCTTCTATTGCTGGGTTGATTCTGATGACCCAGGCTATGATGTTTGACAAAGTAAAGAAGAAAAAGTCGCCCATTCCTGAGATTCCAGGCCTCCCACCCTTACAGATAAACCAAAATGCTTAA
- the LOC127302197 gene encoding uncharacterized protein has translation MGRTCSEHPDSYIHGSHQSKDQGEEIPMIDGKPGWKKGTKISDQPYMIVVDLVLRIDGNDLVATGEDVSDEAKGALAGRREGRRPWLLAGHWGRGEGSLSAPPPLPATHPGRKKTVHDPEALSWATATSDCGEGSEAGNSCELDLVVPASARAEGWPQQPSEGARGLAVSWEDTGPSAPMLARGSPAAGSAPPSLDSVLEFPPLPVGGRGRDDDGSRVLAAQRSVSPASILVGEVAVVLPPAGAVARTEERDRFLGFPDVCVGQELGGPTGPAVGRPARQGLADILGSPAGVSFGGPLDACHVREGQMSRVQIEQGELPVVSDGSALGSTTYKWLGFRSEP, from the exons ATGGGGAGGACATGTTCAGAACACCCAGATTCCTACATCCACGGCTCGCATCAGTCCAAAGACCAAG GGGAGGAGATCCCGATGATTGATGGGAAGCCTGGATGGAAGAAGGGCACAAAGATCAGTGATCAGCCGTATATGATTGTGGTGGACTTGGTGTTAAGGATTGATGGCAACGATCTGGTGGCGACGGGGGAGGATGTGTCTGACGAGGCGAAGGGTGCCCTTGCAGGGCGACGCGAAGGGCGACGGCCGTGGCTCCTCGCGGGGCACTGGGGACGGGGAGAGGGCTCCCTCTCCGCGCCTCCGCCGCTTCCGGCGACGCACCCGGGGAGGAAGAAGACGGTCCACGATCCGGAGGCCTTATCCTGGGCGACGGCGACATCGGATTGTGGTGAAGGCTCGGAGGCGGGGAACTCCTGCGAGCTAGATTTGGTGGTGCCGGCGTCTGCTCGTGCTGAGGGCTGGCCGCAGCAGCCGTCGGAAGGGGCCCGAGGTCTTGCTGTGAGTTGGGAGGACACGGGGCCATCCGCACCGATGTTGGCTCGCGGCTCACCGGCGGCGGGCTCTGCTCCACCCAGCCTGGATTCCGTCCTGGAGTTTCCTCCTCTCCCAGTGGGTGGGAGGGGAAGAGACGACGACGGATCTAGGGTGCTGGCGGCACAACGCTCCGTGAGCCCGGCGTCAATCCTCGTGGGAgaggtggcggtggtgctccCGCCGGCGGGGGCGGTGGCGCGGACCGAGGAGAGGGACAGGTTCCTAGGGTTTCCCGACGTGTGTGTGGGGCAGGAACTTGGTGGGCCGACGGGCCCAGCGGTGGGACGGCCTGCTAGGCAGGGCCTGGCTGACATCTTGGGCTCTCCTGCGGGAGTCAGTTTCGGAGGGCCGCTGGATGCGTGCCACGTACGTGAGGGGCAAATGTCCAGGGTCCAGATCGAGCAAGGGGAGTTGCCAGTAGTTTCggacggttctgcccttggctccACCACTTATAAGTGGCTCGGGTTCCGGTCGGAACCCTAG
- the LOC127302195 gene encoding probable RNA-dependent RNA polymerase 1 encodes MGGKTIQVSGFRRTDSAEKVKDLLERVAGAGTVYAAKLRHPRNTSGTSRPYAIVQFQTEAHASLLLLRSTQKNVLRIGGYYLKVRPAEHDIVPRPRTAIFTLRDDAAVLHFGCLLSQGEMSVLWSTGRGVSVEFGFGMKKIYFYLLHNLKKYKLELSYESIWEIQLYLPPSLWSQTKFLVIQVQAAPKIFERSMPCSSAPDFFNYFRDGKDDEWTRTTDFTPSASIGQSYIMCLEVPYLCDLPNIDEYFAYYTTHDSDFHRRRGYPYSCHSRFVPIVKSYYYTDIPYEILFKINHMVQNGILSGPTLDESFFRSVSPSIQCIDHIKLALERLLYRKKTCLNPTSWLSEQYSKYRRSRSRITLPCISLDDDDGLVRVYRAQVTPAKMYFYGPEINVSNRVIRHYAADLDNFLRISFVDEDFEKLRSADISPRSASRRTALYDRIMSVLSDGITIGDKKFEFLAFSSSQLRDNSAWMFASRPGLSASGIRQWMGNFAGIRNVAKYAARLGQSFSASTETLKVEKYEVEEIPDIKNSTKYDFSDGIGKISADCARQVAMKCKLNWFTPSAFQIRYGGYKGVVAVGPGSQWKLSLRKSMLKFESENITLDVLSYSKYQPCFLNRQLISLLSTLGVRDSIFELKQREAVERLNRMITEPQAAIEAVELTPMGEISNTIKGLLCGGYQPDLEPFLSMLLQTMRAFKLLELKMKSRIFIPQGRAMMGCLDETRTLRYGEVFVQASCTAKKDSEKKVVTGKVVVAKNPCLHPGDIRILQAVDVPALHHMVNCVVFPQQGPRPHPNECSGSDLDGDVYFVSWDPDLIPTRVVAPMDYTPAPTEELDHDVRMEEVHEYFANYIVNESLGMIANAHVVFADKDPLKAESKPCIELAKLFSVAVDFPKTGVPAQIPPHLHVKEYPDFMEKHDKETYVSNGVIGKLYREIKWQNPRVDHFTKDVAKRSYDTDLIVDGYQYHIEEAEQFKEDYDVKLGNLMDHYGIKTEAEIISGCVLMMAKNFSRRSDNEAVAGAVRSLRREARSWFGETEDEDEDWRSVQEAKASAWYHVTYHQEYWGRYNQECERPHLISFPWCVCDMLLNIKHRRMRRKRTKT; translated from the coding sequence atGGGTGGCAAGACCATTCAGGTATCAGGTTTCCGTCGAACTGACAGCGCCGAAAAGGTTAAGGATTTGTTGGAACGAGTTGCTGGTGCCGGCACGGTCTACGCAGCCAAGCTCAGGCACCCAAGGAATACCTCTGGAACTTCAAGACCTTATGCTATTGTTCAGTTTCAGACCGAGGCACATGCTTCTTTGCTGCTGCTGCGTTCCACTCAAAAAAACGTGCTTCGCATCGGAGGTTATTATCTGAAAGTCCGGCCTGCAGAGCATGACATTGTTCCAAGACCAAGAACTGCCATCTTTACTCTACGGGACGATGCAGCAGTACTGCATTTTGGTTGCCTACTGAGCCAAGGAGAGATGTCTGTCTTGTGGAGTACCGGAAGAGGAGTCTCGGTTGAGTTCGGATTTGGCATGAAGAAGATTTACTTCTACCTCTTACACAACTTGAAGAAATACAAGCTTGAGCTTTCCTATGAGAGCATATGGGAGATCCAGCTTTAccttccaccatccctttggtcgCAAACAAAGTTCCTAGTGATTCAGGTACAGGCTGCTCCAAAAATATTTGAAAGATCCATGCCATGCTCTTCTGCTCCAGACTTCTTCAACTATTTTAGGGATGGAAAAGATGACGAATGGACCAGAACAACTGATTTCACTCCATCAGCTAGCATTGGGCAATCATACATCATGTGTCTAGAGGTGCCATATCTGTGTGATCTCCCAAATATTGATGAGTACTTTGCTTACTATACAACGCACGATTCTGACTTCCATCGCCGGAGAGGGTATCCGTATTCTTGCCATAGTCGCTTTGTTCCCATTGTGAAATCTTATTATTACACTGATATCCCCTATGAGATACTCTTCAAGATCAACCACATGGTTCAGAATGGGATACTCAGTgggccaacacttgatgagagctTCTTCCGTTCGGTCAGCCCATCAATTCAATGTATTGACCATATAAAGCTTGCACTTGAAAGGCTGCTATACCGTAAAAAGACCTGCTTGAATCCAACAAGCTGGTTATCTGAACAATACTCAAAATATCGGAGATCACGCTCCAGGATAACATTACCTTGCATATCTCTGGATGATGATGATGGGCTGGTTCGGGTCTACAGGGCGCAAGTTACTCCTGCCAAAATGTACTTTTATGGTCCTGAGATTAATGTCTCCAATCGTGTTATACGGCATTATGCTGCTGACTTGGATAACTTCCTTCGGATTTCATTTGTTGATGAGGACTTTGAGAAGCTTCGCTCGGCTGACATATCACCTCGCTCTGCTTCCCGGAGAACTGCTCTATATGATAGAATTATGTCGGTCCTTTCAGATGGCATCACCATCggggacaagaagtttgagtttCTAGCATTTTCTTCAAGCCAACTCCGGGATAATTCTGCATGGATGTTTGCTTCTCGCCCAGGGTTATCTGCCAGTGGAATCAGACAGTGGATGGGGAACTTCGCTGGCATCAGAAACGTTGCAAAGTATGCTGCAAGGCTTGGTCAGTCTTTTAGCGCCTCAACAGAAACCTTGAAGGTAGAAAAGTATGAGGTGGAAGAAATTCCAGATATAAAGAACAGTACGAAATACGATTTCTCTGATGGGATTGGAAAGATTTCAGCTGATTGTGCAAGACAAGTGGCCATGAAGTGCAAACTCAACTGGTTTACTCCTTCTGCTTTCCAGATAAGGTATGGAGGTTATAAAGGCGTCGTTGCTGTTGGCCCAGGATCGCAATGGAAACTTTCGTTAAGAAAAAGCATGTTGAAGTTTGAGTCAGAAAATATCACACTGGATGTCCTCTCCTATAGCAAGTACCAGCCATGCTTCCTGAACCGGCAGTTAATCAGCCTTCTTTCGACCCTTGGAGTGAGAGATAGCATCTTTGAACTGAAGCAACGCGAAGCTGTGGAGCGGTTGAACAGAATGATCACTGAACCCCAAGCTGCTATTGAAGCGGTTGAACTTACGCCCATGGGAGAAATAAGCAATACCATTAAAGGATTGCTTTGCGGCGGGTACCAGCCTGATCTTGAGCCATTTCTATCTATGCTACTGCAAACCATGAGAGCTTTTAAGTTGCTAGAACTGAAAATGAAGTCAAGGATATTCATCCCACAAGGTCGGGCCATGATGGGATGCTTGGATGAAACCcgcacattgaggtatggagaggTATTTGTGCAAGCCTCTTGTACTGCAAAAAAAGACAGTGAGAAGAAAGTTGTGACAGGAAAAGTTGTGGTTGCCAAAAACCCCTGCCTCCACCCGGGCGATATCCGTATTCTCCAGGCTGTTGATGTTCCTGCTCTTCACCACATGGTCAACTGCGTTGTGTTCCCGCAGCAGGGGCCAAGGCCTCATCCTAATGAATGTTCAGGGAGCGATCTAGATGGGGACGTATATTTTGTTTCTTGGGACCCAGATCTCATTCCAACTCGTGTGGTGGCCCCTATGGACTATACTCCAGCACCAACAGAAGAACTAGACCATGATGTCCGGATGGAGGAAGTACATGAATATTTTGCAAACTACATAGTTAACGAGAGTCTGGGGATGATCGCCAACGCGCACGTAGTCTTTGCGGACAAGGATCCTCTCAAGGCCGAGAGCAAACCCTGCATTGAGCTTGCCAAGCTCTTCTCAGTCGCGGTCGACTTCCCAAAGACAGGAGTGCCGGCTCAGATCCCACCTCACCTTCACGTGAAGGAGTACCCTGATTTCATGGAGAAGCACGACAAAGAGACCTATGTATCCAATGGAGTGATCGGGAAGCTCTACAGGGAAATCAAGTGGCAGAACCCTCGTGTCGACCACTTCACAAAGGACGTGGCGAAACGTTCCTATGACACTGATCTGATCGTTGATGGCTACCAATATCACATCGAAGAAGCTGAGCAGTTCAAGGAAGACTACGACGTCAAGCTGGGCAACCTGATGGACCACTACGGGATAAAAACCGAGGCTGAGATCATCAGCGGATGTGTTCTCATGATGGCCAAGAATTTCAGCAGGAGAAGCGACAACGAGGCTGTTGCGGGTGCGGTGAGATCTCTGCGGAGAGAAGCGAGGTCATGGTTCGGCGAGACGGAGGATGAGGACGAGGATTGGCGTAGTGTTCAGGAAGCCAAGGCGTCCGCTTGGTACCATGTGACCTATCACCAGGAGTACTGGGGTCGTTACAACCAAGAATGTGAGCGGCCACACCTCATCAGCTTTCCGTGGTGTGTCTGTGATATGCTGCTGAACATCAAGCATAGGAGGATGCGAAGAAAGAGGACCAAAACATGA